Within Pedosphaera parvula Ellin514, the genomic segment TGCTGATTGTCTGGTGGTTGCCATTTGCCAGCGGTTGCAATATCGCGCTGATTTAAAGCTTCAAGTTCCAGAGTGTGAAGTGCTGATTCCCACCATTCCGGTAAAAAACTTTATTCGACGCGGTGAATTTTTCAAAATCATGTCTGCCATGGAAATCGGTGCAGAGCAGGGGATGTGGACCTATCAGAGATACCGGACATGGTTGGACTCCCGGAAAAACTGGTACTTGCCGGATCAAGAGCGGGAGGCTGAAGAAACTGCCGAGGTTGTTCCTGATACGGTAATTGCCAGAATGGCCTCGCCTGCACCTAAAGCCGGAATCTCCTCTGCAACTCCAGAAGCTCCAGCTGCGACTCCTGCGAAAAAGGCGAAGGAAAATCTAATCGAGATAGAGCCGGTTGAAGGTGGACTGGATGCCATTATGTCAAAGCTGAAACCCAAATAGCGAAGCCCTTCAGTAAGTTGTGGGAAATGCTATATTGATATCGCCAAACGATAGGAGAAAATATGCGCACATTTATTTCCAAAGGTCTATGTTTCTTGCTTCTAAACCTGGCAAGCCTCGCTGTCTGTGCCGCGGAAGAACAGGGCACCAACACGCTCAAATTGTCGAGTGCAAGCTTCTCTGATGGCCAGCCAATACCTGAAAAGTACACCTGTGAGGGAAAGAATTTCTCTCCACCCTTAAGCTGGAATGGTGGAGTGCCGGGCACGAAAACCTTCGCACTCACCTGCGTTGACCCGGATGCTCCGGGCGGAACCTGGACCCACTGGATAATCTACAATCTTCCTGAAAATGTTACTGAACTGCCCGAAAACATATCCAAAGTAGAGGCCCCGCCAAGTGGCGGCAGGCAGGGCGTCAACAGTTTTCACAAGGTTGGATATAGTGGACCGTGTCCTCCCCGCGGACAAACTCATCATTATATTTTCGAAGTTTACGCGTTGAATGAGCAGCTCCAATTAAAATCCAAGGCGTCGCGGAAGGACTTCGAAGCCGCCATAAAAGGACACGTCCTCGCCCGGGGCAGGCTGGTAGGAACCTATCAGAAAAAGCGGCCTTGAGCGGATCTCAGGACTTGACTCGGCTTGCAGGGGAGA encodes:
- a CDS encoding YbhB/YbcL family Raf kinase inhibitor-like protein, encoding MRTFISKGLCFLLLNLASLAVCAAEEQGTNTLKLSSASFSDGQPIPEKYTCEGKNFSPPLSWNGGVPGTKTFALTCVDPDAPGGTWTHWIIYNLPENVTELPENISKVEAPPSGGRQGVNSFHKVGYSGPCPPRGQTHHYIFEVYALNEQLQLKSKASRKDFEAAIKGHVLARGRLVGTYQKKRP